From Flavipsychrobacter sp., a single genomic window includes:
- a CDS encoding ATP-binding cassette domain-containing protein produces the protein MISVSNLSLRYGKRVLFEDVNIKFTEGNCYGVIGANGAGKSTFMKILSGDIDPTTGKVEISKGQRMSVLKQDHYEFDEYTVLETVVMGNDVLYKVMQEKDALYAKEDFTEEDGIKAGELEATFAEMDGWNAESDAATLLSNLGIKENLHPKKMKELDGNQKVRVLLAQALFGNPDILLLDEPTNDLDLETITWLENFLADYDKIVLVVSHDRHFLDVVCTHVADIDFGKISIFTGNYSFWYESSQLLLKQRTEQNRKAEDKIKELKEFIARFSANASKSKQATSRKKALDKINVEDMKASNRKYPAILFNNVIRDAGDQILEVDGLGKSLNGEVLFKDIKFDLKRGQKVAVLSSNSLATNAFYEILAENDEDFEGSFKWGVTTTQTYLPADNTPFFSDTDDNLVDWLRQYSEEKDETFIRGFLGRMLFSGEETLKKCTVLSGGEKMRCMLSRMMMLRGNVLLFDEPTNHLDLESITALNNGMKDFKGTIIFTTRDHELAQTVADRVLEITPNGLIDRETDFDHYMSDDKIKALREEMYGHTVA, from the coding sequence ATGATATCAGTAAGTAATTTATCGCTCCGTTATGGAAAGCGCGTATTGTTTGAGGATGTAAATATCAAGTTTACAGAAGGTAATTGTTATGGTGTAATAGGCGCCAATGGGGCAGGGAAGTCTACATTTATGAAAATATTGTCTGGAGATATTGACCCTACCACAGGTAAGGTAGAGATATCTAAAGGGCAGAGAATGAGTGTGTTAAAGCAAGATCACTACGAGTTTGACGAGTACACTGTGCTTGAAACCGTTGTAATGGGTAATGATGTGCTTTATAAGGTGATGCAAGAGAAGGATGCTTTATATGCCAAAGAAGACTTTACTGAAGAAGATGGTATAAAAGCGGGGGAGTTGGAAGCTACTTTTGCGGAGATGGATGGTTGGAATGCTGAGAGTGATGCTGCTACACTACTAAGTAACCTAGGTATTAAAGAAAATTTGCATCCTAAGAAGATGAAAGAGCTTGATGGTAACCAAAAAGTAAGGGTACTATTGGCGCAAGCGCTTTTCGGAAATCCTGACATATTGCTTCTGGATGAGCCTACCAACGACCTTGATCTGGAAACTATCACATGGTTGGAGAACTTCTTAGCCGATTATGATAAGATCGTATTGGTAGTATCTCACGACCGTCACTTCCTGGACGTTGTATGTACGCACGTTGCAGATATTGATTTTGGTAAAATCAGCATATTTACCGGTAACTATAGTTTCTGGTATGAGAGTAGCCAGTTGTTATTGAAACAACGTACAGAACAGAACAGAAAAGCAGAGGATAAGATCAAAGAACTTAAAGAATTTATCGCTCGTTTCTCTGCTAATGCTTCTAAATCGAAACAAGCTACCAGCCGTAAAAAAGCATTAGATAAGATCAATGTGGAGGACATGAAGGCCTCTAACCGTAAATATCCTGCTATATTATTTAATAACGTAATTCGCGATGCAGGTGACCAAATATTGGAAGTAGATGGATTAGGAAAATCTCTTAACGGTGAGGTGTTATTTAAGGACATTAAGTTTGACCTGAAGAGAGGACAGAAGGTTGCAGTTTTGTCAAGTAATAGCTTGGCTACCAATGCATTCTATGAGATACTTGCAGAAAATGATGAAGACTTTGAAGGTAGCTTTAAATGGGGGGTAACTACAACCCAAACCTATTTGCCGGCTGATAATACTCCGTTCTTTTCTGATACTGATGACAACCTTGTAGACTGGTTAAGACAGTATTCAGAGGAAAAGGACGAGACATTTATACGTGGATTTTTGGGTCGTATGTTGTTCTCTGGCGAGGAAACACTTAAGAAGTGTACCGTCTTGAGTGGAGGAGAAAAGATGCGCTGTATGCTTAGCCGCATGATGATGCTGAGAGGTAATGTGCTTTTGTTTGATGAGCCTACCAACCACTTGGATCTGGAAAGCATTACAGCCCTGAACAATGGTATGAAAGACTTTAAAGGAACTATCATATTCACTACACGTGACCACGAATTGGCACAAACAGTTGCTGATAGAGTACTAGAAATTACCCCGAATGGTCTTATAGATAGAGAAACAGACTTTGATCATTACATGTCTGATGATAAGATAAAGGCGCTAAGGGAAGAAATGTACGGTCATACCGTAGCGTAA
- a CDS encoding GNAT family N-acetyltransferase: MEKDNIIKHLFEFWEHIGEAGGFLYKENDYMYTAPQKWSWPSKVFNISQECNIEELQQAIQMGELPNSIGIHQDDISLKNTLLANHFIETSSVKGMYKDISLTEPTQKVFNTIKLVTTEAEAHSFAEIASSSFGYEVLPSTIIEALIKNKQSIKAFIGQYEGIYVSCGMIFLDNEGNSGIHMIGTISSHRGLGLGKTMTEQLIDEAHRNNSKTIFLVASESGERIYSKIGFVASGALLSLKY, encoded by the coding sequence ATGGAAAAAGATAATATCATTAAGCATTTATTTGAATTTTGGGAACATATTGGTGAGGCTGGAGGCTTTCTATATAAAGAAAACGACTACATGTATACTGCTCCTCAAAAATGGTCTTGGCCATCAAAAGTTTTTAATATAAGCCAAGAATGCAATATCGAAGAACTACAACAAGCCATACAGATGGGGGAGTTACCTAACTCAATAGGCATACACCAAGACGATATATCTTTAAAAAACACGCTACTAGCAAACCATTTTATAGAAACATCTAGCGTAAAGGGTATGTATAAGGACATTTCTTTAACAGAGCCCACTCAAAAAGTATTTAATACCATTAAACTTGTTACAACAGAAGCAGAAGCACACAGTTTTGCTGAAATAGCATCCAGTTCTTTTGGGTATGAAGTTTTACCCTCAACAATCATCGAGGCTCTAATAAAAAACAAGCAGAGTATAAAGGCTTTTATTGGGCAGTATGAGGGTATCTATGTGAGTTGTGGTATGATCTTCCTAGACAATGAAGGAAATTCGGGGATACACATGATAGGAACAATCTCGTCACACAGAGGCTTGGGTTTAGGAAAAACTATGACTGAGCAGCTAATAGATGAGGCTCACAGGAATAATAGTAAAACCATATTCCTTGTTGCATCAGAATCGGGAGAACGTATTTATTCAAAAATAGGATTTGTAGCATCCGGAGCTTTACTAAGCCTTAAATACTAA
- a CDS encoding multidrug effflux MFS transporter has translation MRSSDIRFAEFIFIIALLMAIVSLAINMILPAFQDITQTFHINDNKTHFTVSILYLGLGCSQLIYGPLSDSFGRKRVMTIGFAFFLFGCYISYITTSFSFLILGQLIQGVGMGAPRALNLAIVRDRFNGNKMAKAMSFIMVIYIFAPMIAPVLGKAIIAYYNWRAIYIAFFAISTFSILLFLYRMPETLDKGNRTKLNYINIKNALLYILSNKSSLVYIIILGMYSGIFISYLNLSQAIFEVKYSLGKSYPLVFATLATSIGIASLINGRAVVRLGMTNIVHYAITVSLILSVVYLLSLHYTHNYLDIFMLFMFLQLACYGFLISNLSTLAIQPLGHVAGMGASIIGALSTIISVPISILIGLCTHNTLPPLIIGFLGVSILSITILHYINKKQTIKTAYGKR, from the coding sequence ATGCGTAGTTCAGACATAAGGTTTGCTGAGTTCATTTTCATTATTGCTTTATTGATGGCAATAGTATCATTAGCGATAAACATGATCTTACCAGCTTTTCAAGATATTACACAAACGTTTCACATAAATGACAACAAAACACATTTTACAGTTTCTATCCTATACCTTGGCTTAGGATGTAGCCAACTTATTTATGGCCCCCTATCAGATAGCTTTGGCAGAAAAAGGGTAATGACAATCGGGTTTGCTTTTTTTCTATTTGGCTGCTACATATCTTATATAACAACCTCTTTTTCTTTTTTAATACTAGGACAACTGATACAAGGGGTAGGGATGGGTGCCCCCAGAGCATTGAATTTAGCAATTGTTAGAGATAGGTTTAATGGCAACAAAATGGCCAAAGCCATGTCCTTTATAATGGTCATTTACATTTTTGCACCTATGATAGCCCCTGTGCTTGGCAAGGCTATTATAGCTTACTACAATTGGAGAGCAATCTATATAGCTTTCTTTGCAATAAGCACGTTCTCCATCCTTTTGTTCTTATACCGAATGCCTGAAACACTGGATAAGGGTAATAGAACTAAACTTAACTATATCAATATAAAGAATGCTTTGCTTTACATTCTTAGCAATAAAAGCTCATTGGTGTACATTATAATTCTAGGGATGTATTCCGGTATTTTCATTAGCTATCTCAATCTTTCGCAAGCAATATTTGAAGTAAAATATAGCCTAGGCAAAAGCTATCCGTTAGTTTTTGCTACTCTGGCTACAAGTATAGGTATTGCGTCTCTTATAAACGGCAGGGCAGTAGTACGTTTAGGCATGACAAACATTGTTCACTATGCAATAACAGTAAGCCTCATACTATCAGTAGTATATTTGTTGAGCCTACATTACACACATAATTATTTAGATATATTCATGCTGTTTATGTTCTTACAGTTGGCTTGCTATGGCTTTCTCATTAGCAATTTGAGCACTTTGGCCATACAGCCATTAGGGCATGTTGCGGGCATGGGAGCTTCAATTATAGGCGCTTTGTCTACAATCATATCGGTACCTATATCTATCTTAATAGGTCTATGTACGCACAATACACTACCACCATTGATCATTGGTTTTCTTGGCGTCTCTATATTGAGCATTACCATTTTACATTACATTAATAAAAAACAAACTATAAAAACAGCATATGGAAAAAGATAA
- a CDS encoding Crp/Fnr family transcriptional regulator: MENLIKNIRSLIDVNDHVLTRTLSCFEKIQLDKGADFRSYGKIASSMQFIEQGLVRVFFLDDSLKEITVQIGIENNWINNLYSFINGVTNEFYTEILAPTTIYQLHKSKFEKLLNDVPKMEPYFRLKLEQSYSRLHNRAYGQLNKTAEEKYLTFREHYGHIEQLVPQYIIASYLNISPEHLSKIRKQLSSH; the protein is encoded by the coding sequence ATGGAAAACTTAATAAAGAATATAAGAAGCTTAATTGATGTTAATGACCATGTCTTAACTAGAACCTTGTCTTGTTTTGAGAAAATACAATTAGATAAGGGAGCAGATTTTAGATCTTATGGAAAAATTGCCAGTAGTATGCAATTCATAGAACAAGGGCTGGTAAGGGTATTTTTTCTTGATGATTCTCTTAAAGAAATAACCGTACAAATAGGCATTGAAAATAATTGGATAAACAACTTGTATAGTTTTATAAATGGGGTAACCAATGAATTTTACACTGAGATATTAGCACCAACTACCATTTATCAATTACACAAAAGCAAATTTGAAAAACTGCTTAATGATGTTCCTAAAATGGAACCTTATTTCAGGTTAAAATTAGAGCAATCTTACTCCAGGCTACATAATAGAGCATACGGTCAACTGAACAAAACCGCTGAAGAAAAGTACCTCACCTTTAGAGAACATTATGGACATATCGAGCAGTTGGTCCCCCAATATATAATTGCATCTTATCTTAATATAAGCCCCGAACATCTTAGCAAAATCAGAAAACAGCTCAGTAGTCATTGA
- the fdhD gene encoding formate dehydrogenase accessory sulfurtransferase FdhD, translating to MTIGVADIEIKRVVDNVRNDVKDTLAIEEPLEIKLSFFDGREYLIKNLSITMRTPGNDEELAIGFLFTEGIIRSNDEVRPCVSLGENQVLVTLDEQVTFDITKLERNFYTTSSCGVCGKSSIDAVKTVCLLEDKESDISINASTLHSLPDKLSHNQGLFEQTGGIHASALFNSNGDLLLTREDVGRHNALDKLIGTALQNNDLPLDKHILLLSGRASFELIQKAAMAGVKIIAAVGAPSSLAVATAKEFDMTLVGFLKADRFNIYCGENRVIV from the coding sequence ATGACAATTGGTGTCGCAGATATTGAAATTAAACGAGTTGTAGATAATGTTCGCAACGACGTAAAAGATACATTGGCCATAGAAGAGCCGTTAGAAATAAAGCTCTCCTTTTTTGATGGCAGAGAGTATCTTATTAAGAACTTGTCCATTACCATGCGCACTCCGGGTAATGATGAAGAGTTAGCTATAGGCTTTCTGTTTACAGAAGGTATCATCCGTAGCAATGACGAAGTAAGGCCATGCGTTTCTTTAGGAGAAAATCAGGTTTTGGTTACCCTTGATGAGCAGGTGACTTTTGATATAACTAAGCTGGAGCGGAACTTTTATACTACATCTAGCTGTGGCGTGTGCGGAAAGTCTTCAATTGATGCTGTAAAGACTGTTTGTTTATTAGAAGATAAGGAGAGTGATATTTCTATAAATGCCTCTACTCTGCACTCTTTACCCGATAAATTGAGTCATAATCAAGGTCTATTTGAGCAAACCGGGGGGATTCATGCTTCTGCCCTGTTCAATAGCAATGGAGATTTATTGTTGACCAGAGAAGATGTAGGTAGACATAATGCTTTAGATAAACTAATAGGCACTGCTTTGCAAAACAACGACCTGCCTTTAGATAAGCATATATTACTACTTAGTGGCAGAGCTAGTTTTGAGCTAATACAGAAAGCGGCAATGGCAGGTGTTAAGATAATAGCTGCCGTTGGTGCGCCTTCAAGTTTGGCCGTAGCTACTGCAAAGGAGTTTGATATGACCCTAGTCGGTTTTTTAAAGGCTGACCGTTTTAATATATATTGTGGAGAGAATAGAGTTATTGTATGA
- a CDS encoding FdhF/YdeP family oxidoreductase produces MNKDNKHVPNAENPEIFTGLKLSKPKDMAAGIPAVISSAKHVLSEMGAARAWKALITLNQKDGYDCPGCAWPDPDGHRSSIAEYCENGAKAIAEEATTKKCDPAFFANNSVYDLAQLTDYEIGKKGRVTEPMYLAKGATHYTPISWEAAFQKIGTHLNALSSPNEAVFYTSGRTSNEAAYLYQLFVREYGTNNLPDCSNMCHESSGSALMESVGIGKGSVTLDDFYEAEVIIILGQNPGTNHPRMLSALKKAKENGAQIVSVNPLPETGLISFANPQEVSGALGIKAKLTDLFLQVKINGDLALLKALGKRLLEEEEKSQGSVFDHEFIKNNTAGYEAYINNLKTYDNIDKLAEACGISIAQINDFVDIIKNKTKIIACWAMGLTQHKNAVDTIKEVVNLLLLKGSIGKKGAGTCPVRGHSNVQGDRTMGIFEKPAPALLDKIQQTYGFEPPRAHGYDVVDCIKAMHKGDAKVFFAMGGNFLSATPDTEYTADALRKTKLTVQVSTKLNRSHLVTGEEAIILPTYGRSDKDIVNGEQQFISCENSMGVVQMSKGGLTPISDKFMSEPMIVCHLAMATLGEKSKVNWKLYTEGYDYIRNDIELVIPGFENYNKRVRQLGGFYLPNGAREGKFNTANQKANFNVADVTYHNIADDEFLMMTVRSHDQFNTTIYGLDDRYRGITNERRVIFMNEKDIAKIGCKGGDVVDLYNYHDGVERVAHKFIIIPFSIPEGSTATYFPETNVLVPINSTADKSNTPTSKFVVLKIRKHEG; encoded by the coding sequence ATGAATAAAGATAACAAGCACGTACCTAATGCAGAAAACCCTGAGATATTTACAGGGCTAAAATTGTCCAAGCCCAAAGATATGGCTGCAGGAATACCTGCGGTTATTTCAAGCGCTAAACATGTTTTAAGTGAAATGGGGGCAGCCAGAGCATGGAAAGCACTTATTACACTTAATCAAAAAGATGGATATGATTGTCCTGGTTGTGCTTGGCCTGATCCTGACGGGCATCGCTCGTCAATAGCTGAATATTGTGAGAATGGCGCTAAAGCTATAGCCGAGGAAGCAACTACAAAAAAATGTGACCCAGCCTTTTTTGCTAATAACTCTGTATATGATCTTGCTCAACTTACTGATTATGAAATAGGTAAGAAAGGTCGTGTTACAGAACCAATGTATTTAGCAAAAGGAGCTACACATTATACGCCTATCAGCTGGGAAGCTGCTTTTCAGAAAATAGGAACACATTTGAATGCGTTAAGCAGTCCTAACGAAGCGGTTTTTTACACTTCTGGCCGTACTAGCAACGAAGCTGCCTATTTGTATCAGCTATTTGTGCGTGAATATGGCACTAATAATCTGCCTGATTGCTCAAATATGTGTCATGAATCTAGTGGTAGTGCTTTGATGGAGTCTGTAGGTATTGGTAAAGGTTCTGTTACATTAGATGACTTTTATGAAGCTGAAGTGATAATCATACTAGGGCAAAATCCTGGCACCAATCACCCTCGTATGCTTTCTGCACTAAAAAAAGCAAAAGAGAATGGTGCACAGATAGTATCAGTTAATCCACTACCAGAAACGGGGCTTATTAGTTTTGCTAACCCTCAAGAAGTGTCTGGCGCACTTGGAATTAAGGCAAAACTGACCGATCTGTTTCTTCAGGTGAAGATAAATGGCGACCTAGCTCTATTAAAAGCGTTAGGCAAACGATTATTGGAAGAAGAAGAAAAAAGCCAGGGTTCTGTATTCGACCATGAATTCATTAAGAATAATACTGCCGGATATGAGGCATACATCAATAACCTCAAGACCTACGATAATATAGATAAGCTTGCAGAAGCTTGTGGTATTTCTATTGCACAGATCAATGACTTTGTTGATATTATAAAGAATAAGACCAAGATCATCGCTTGTTGGGCTATGGGGCTTACTCAGCATAAAAATGCAGTAGATACTATTAAGGAAGTAGTGAACTTGCTACTGTTAAAAGGAAGTATCGGCAAAAAAGGTGCAGGTACTTGTCCTGTACGTGGACACAGTAATGTACAAGGAGATAGAACAATGGGAATCTTTGAAAAGCCCGCTCCTGCCCTATTAGATAAAATACAACAAACCTATGGGTTTGAACCTCCTCGAGCGCATGGTTATGATGTCGTAGACTGTATTAAAGCCATGCACAAAGGTGATGCAAAAGTGTTTTTTGCCATGGGCGGTAATTTCCTTTCTGCTACCCCTGATACGGAATATACTGCTGATGCATTACGTAAAACAAAACTTACGGTACAAGTATCTACTAAGCTGAATCGCAGTCATTTAGTAACAGGAGAAGAGGCAATAATATTACCTACATACGGGCGCAGTGACAAGGATATTGTAAATGGAGAACAGCAGTTTATTAGCTGTGAGAACTCTATGGGGGTAGTACAAATGTCGAAAGGTGGTTTGACGCCAATATCAGATAAGTTTATGAGTGAGCCAATGATAGTATGTCATTTGGCAATGGCCACTTTAGGTGAAAAAAGCAAAGTAAACTGGAAACTATATACAGAAGGCTATGATTATATACGTAACGATATAGAGTTAGTTATTCCTGGGTTTGAAAATTATAACAAGAGAGTTCGTCAATTAGGAGGTTTTTATCTGCCTAATGGTGCTAGAGAGGGTAAGTTTAATACTGCTAATCAAAAGGCCAATTTCAATGTAGCTGATGTTACTTATCATAATATAGCTGATGATGAGTTTTTGATGATGACCGTTAGAAGCCATGATCAGTTTAATACAACTATATATGGCCTAGATGATAGATATAGAGGTATTACTAATGAGCGACGTGTAATATTCATGAATGAAAAGGATATTGCAAAAATAGGTTGTAAAGGTGGTGATGTGGTCGATCTGTATAATTATCATGATGGCGTAGAACGTGTTGCGCATAAATTCATCATTATTCCGTTTAGTATACCAGAAGGAAGCACAGCTACTTATTTTCCCGAAACAAATGTTTTGGTACCAATAAATAGTACCGCTGACAAGAGCAACACCCCAACTTCAAAGTTTGTGGTATTAAAAATCAGAAAACATGAGGGCTAA
- a CDS encoding Gfo/Idh/MocA family oxidoreductase, with translation MDRKDFVTLSAKAALSLGVALKTSFYNEDDAQQENLLDKKGTGSVFELTTAPIDTVRIGMIGVGNRGGVLLQMFEYLLKEKNAAIVAIADIQEEKANAAQEILNRLQKKPAKLYYGGEEEWKKVAERDDIDLLVIATPWHLHTPMCIYGMEQGKHVACEVPIATTLKDCWTLVEVAERTQKHCMMLENCCFNGEELWVLNMIQEGVFGDITHAEGAYLHDLRKHLIDEKNYYNQWRIKEHEKHNGNLYPTHGLGPIASYMDIGRGDNLDTIVSMSSREKNLSDTAKRKNSSHDKIKCGDLNTSLIKTKRGKTIMLQFDVHTGRPYSRLNNVTGTMAVHEGYPSRLYIDDGEPKYYGHEWLEEKEYREYRVKYDHPLWGTAFKNLIDIQGGHGGMDAVMMYRLVKALNQGLPLDINVYDSVLWSAIVPLSEMSVAQGSMPIKIPDFTGGLWENYKPSPLLRNII, from the coding sequence ATGGATAGAAAGGACTTTGTTACACTTTCAGCAAAAGCAGCATTGTCTTTAGGAGTTGCGCTAAAAACTTCATTTTACAATGAAGATGATGCGCAACAAGAAAATTTACTTGATAAAAAAGGTACAGGAAGTGTATTTGAGTTAACCACAGCACCTATTGATACTGTTAGGATAGGTATGATAGGTGTGGGTAATCGCGGAGGGGTACTTCTGCAAATGTTTGAGTATTTACTAAAAGAAAAAAATGCTGCAATAGTAGCCATAGCCGATATTCAAGAAGAAAAGGCCAACGCAGCTCAAGAGATATTAAACCGTCTTCAAAAGAAACCAGCAAAATTATACTACGGAGGCGAAGAGGAGTGGAAAAAAGTAGCTGAGAGGGACGATATTGACTTATTGGTCATAGCTACTCCATGGCATTTGCATACCCCAATGTGTATCTATGGCATGGAGCAAGGCAAGCATGTGGCTTGTGAAGTACCTATCGCTACGACTTTGAAAGACTGTTGGACATTAGTAGAAGTAGCTGAACGTACGCAGAAACACTGTATGATGTTAGAAAATTGTTGTTTCAACGGCGAAGAACTTTGGGTGCTTAATATGATTCAAGAAGGTGTTTTTGGAGATATAACACATGCTGAAGGTGCGTACCTGCACGACCTGAGAAAACACCTGATAGACGAAAAGAACTATTACAATCAGTGGAGAATAAAAGAACATGAGAAGCATAATGGTAATTTATACCCTACTCATGGTTTAGGCCCCATAGCCAGCTACATGGATATAGGAAGAGGTGATAACCTTGATACTATAGTGTCAATGAGCTCTAGAGAAAAGAATTTGAGTGATACGGCTAAAAGAAAGAATAGTAGTCATGATAAGATCAAGTGCGGAGATCTAAATACTTCTTTAATCAAAACTAAAAGAGGTAAGACCATCATGTTGCAATTTGATGTACATACAGGTAGGCCCTACAGTAGATTGAACAATGTAACTGGTACCATGGCCGTACATGAAGGTTATCCCTCCCGTTTGTACATAGATGATGGAGAACCCAAATATTACGGACACGAATGGCTTGAAGAAAAAGAATATCGAGAATATAGAGTTAAATATGACCACCCACTTTGGGGTACTGCTTTTAAAAACCTAATAGATATTCAAGGCGGGCATGGTGGTATGGACGCAGTAATGATGTATAGACTGGTAAAAGCGTTAAACCAAGGGTTGCCTTTAGATATCAATGTTTATGATAGTGTGTTATGGAGCGCTATCGTTCCCTTATCAGAAATGTCTGTAGCGCAAGGAAGCATGCCTATTAAAATTCCTGACTTTACAGGTGGCTTGTGGGAAAACTATAAACCTTCTCCCCTTTTGAGAAATATCATATAG
- a CDS encoding geranylgeranyl reductase family protein, whose protein sequence is MSNKSSDILIVGAGPAGCTAALALKDAGLKVVLIDKSSFPRDKVCGDAIPARAIQTLKAIDSKFADVFKVYDKAQLIKHTDVVYNQKQLKLHWKLDAYTCPRLYFDNQLLGLVKKHTDTEILEGITLKTISKTEDGYALKDKDGITYNAKIVIGADGAQGICAKQLANYTVDRDHYLGAVRAYFDNVANTKEDTIEIIMDRRFLPGYFWIFPVSPTRSNVGFGMLSADIAKRKMDLKKGLYDVIEKIPELKSRFVQAKQIGKLEGHGLPIGSRKIQMSGEGFMLCGDAASLVDPITGEGIGNAMLSARLAALQAIQCIKTDSFSAQVMQQYDTAVWGALGDELKLRTKTQSIMSKMPFLLDWGFKLTGWEPVRRFVQSKC, encoded by the coding sequence GTGAGTAATAAAAGTTCGGATATACTTATTGTAGGTGCTGGGCCTGCAGGTTGTACAGCTGCGTTGGCATTAAAAGATGCTGGTTTGAAAGTGGTATTGATAGATAAATCTAGCTTTCCAAGAGACAAAGTATGTGGGGATGCTATACCAGCTCGAGCTATCCAAACACTAAAAGCTATTGATTCAAAATTTGCAGACGTATTTAAGGTCTACGATAAGGCGCAGCTTATTAAACATACAGATGTTGTTTATAACCAAAAGCAGCTAAAACTACATTGGAAGCTTGATGCATATACCTGCCCAAGGTTATATTTTGACAATCAGTTGTTAGGATTAGTAAAGAAGCATACTGATACAGAAATTCTTGAGGGCATTACTTTAAAGACAATTTCTAAGACAGAAGATGGCTATGCCTTAAAAGATAAGGACGGGATTACATACAATGCTAAAATCGTAATAGGTGCGGATGGCGCACAAGGTATCTGTGCCAAGCAATTGGCTAACTATACTGTAGATAGAGACCATTACTTAGGCGCAGTAAGGGCCTACTTTGATAATGTAGCCAATACTAAAGAAGATACTATTGAGATAATTATGGATAGGCGTTTCCTACCTGGTTATTTTTGGATATTCCCTGTATCTCCTACTCGTTCCAACGTAGGTTTTGGTATGCTAAGTGCCGATATAGCAAAGCGAAAAATGGATTTAAAAAAGGGGCTTTACGATGTAATAGAAAAAATACCAGAGCTAAAAAGTCGCTTTGTCCAAGCAAAACAAATTGGCAAACTCGAAGGACATGGTTTACCTATTGGATCAAGAAAAATACAGATGTCTGGTGAAGGATTTATGCTATGTGGTGATGCGGCTTCACTTGTTGACCCTATAACAGGAGAAGGGATTGGCAATGCCATGTTGAGTGCAAGACTGGCAGCATTACAAGCTATACAATGTATAAAAACAGATAGTTTTTCGGCACAGGTTATGCAGCAATATGATACTGCCGTTTGGGGAGCACTTGGGGATGAACTGAAACTACGCACCAAAACACAAAGTATAATGAGCAAAATGCCGTTTTTGCTAGATTGGGGTTTCAAACTTACAGGATGGGAACCCGTAAGGCGCTTTGTTCAGAGTAAATGTTAG
- a CDS encoding lysophospholipid acyltransferase family protein, with protein sequence MQAILFYLLLPLIYLISILPFRVLYIISDFLYLVIYRIFGYRKKVVLQNLTNSFPEKSEEEIKILAKKFYKHLFDVFLETFKTLSISKEEMLKRCVFTPQAYKVFDDIAAKDKSIVLVLGHMGNWEWAGNTFSMSCKHQLYVIYKRIENKRFDDLVYKIRTRFGTKLIETKNTFREMVKNRNELNATAFIADQTATPENAHWMTFLNQDTPVFKGTEVIAKKLNYVVVYGTVKKVKRGYYEIYAEKMFDNPRDTAEGEISEAHTKKLEKDIIAQPEIWLWSHRRWKHKRTKQD encoded by the coding sequence GTGCAGGCGATTCTTTTTTACCTCTTGTTACCATTGATCTATTTGATATCAATACTACCTTTCAGGGTATTATATATCATATCAGATTTTCTTTATTTGGTAATCTACAGAATCTTTGGGTATAGGAAGAAGGTGGTTTTACAGAACCTCACCAATTCTTTCCCCGAAAAATCTGAAGAGGAAATAAAGATCCTTGCCAAAAAGTTTTACAAGCACCTATTCGATGTTTTTTTAGAGACCTTTAAGACCCTTTCCATCAGCAAAGAAGAAATGCTAAAGCGTTGTGTGTTTACACCGCAAGCTTATAAAGTATTTGATGACATTGCTGCTAAGGATAAAAGTATAGTACTTGTATTAGGGCATATGGGCAACTGGGAATGGGCAGGAAATACTTTTAGTATGTCTTGCAAGCACCAGCTTTATGTGATATACAAGAGAATTGAGAATAAACGTTTTGATGATCTTGTATATAAAATACGTACACGTTTTGGTACTAAGCTAATAGAAACAAAGAATACGTTTCGAGAAATGGTGAAAAACCGAAATGAGCTTAATGCTACTGCTTTTATTGCTGACCAAACCGCTACACCCGAGAACGCTCATTGGATGACCTTTTTAAATCAGGACACACCTGTTTTTAAAGGTACTGAAGTGATTGCCAAGAAGCTAAATTATGTAGTAGTATACGGCACTGTTAAGAAGGTAAAAAGAGGCTACTACGAAATATATGCTGAAAAGATGTTTGACAACCCAAGGGATACTGCTGAGGGAGAAATATCTGAGGCGCATACAAAGAAGTTGGAAAAAGATATAATTGCCCAA